One genomic region from Streptomyces sp. NBC_00457 encodes:
- a CDS encoding MMPL family transporter — protein sequence MLSKALLRLGASAARHPWRVIAAWLIAATLAVLAAVAFGGRTADSLTAPGLDSQRAAELIERAGTGQEGMTAQVVVTPLDGGGTFFDDDGARTALTRLRAEVKGLPHVLGTSDPAGALDAGGDTAVRGGLVSADGRIAVVRVQYPDQSRLSAEDLDALVDLGDRLRAELPLRIEMGGNLFYAFSGSDGGASELIGLLAAAAILFLAFGSLVAAALPIGMAVFGLTVGVATMTVLAGVTEVPTFAPVLGSMVGLGVGIDYALFVLARHREYLARGLDPQAAAGRAVATAGRPVVFAGGTVVVSILGLAVANVPFMTVGGLAVSIVVLTMVLASVTLLPAFLGAAGPRLARAGRIGRALQTRKPGRLARRRDPAAGAAHAAGWRRWIGHVSRHPVPYAVGAAALLLTATLPVLGLRVGLPDDGSLPHSRTERRAYDLVAEGFGPGTNGPLVIAADPAGDPGVLDQLVGAVAADPGIASVAPTHIDRATGIATLVVFPTTSPQDKATADTIARLRTDVLPTAIGHGPARAHVGGAAASLSDVGQRTSQRLPVIVAAVLAMSFLLLMLVFRSILVPLKAVLLNLLSIGAAYGIMVAVFQWGWGGALIGLEATVPIVSFIPAFLFAILFGLSMDYEVFLLSRVREEYLRTGDNGTAIVEGVSGTARIITSAALIMVAVFLSFAVAEDPSTKMFGLGLATAIFIDATVVRMVLVPATMTLLGRTNWWLPKWLDRMLPRGPVGTDDTDAESTGEAPRPRLVDR from the coding sequence ATGCTCTCGAAAGCCCTGTTGCGCCTGGGCGCAAGCGCCGCCCGCCATCCCTGGCGGGTGATCGCGGCATGGCTGATCGCCGCCACGCTCGCCGTCCTCGCCGCCGTCGCGTTCGGCGGGCGGACCGCGGACTCGTTGACCGCTCCGGGACTGGACTCCCAGCGGGCCGCGGAGCTGATCGAGCGGGCAGGCACCGGCCAGGAGGGGATGACCGCCCAAGTGGTCGTCACCCCCCTCGACGGCGGTGGGACGTTCTTCGACGACGACGGCGCGCGCACCGCTCTCACGCGGCTGCGGGCCGAGGTGAAAGGGCTGCCGCACGTGCTCGGCACGAGCGACCCGGCGGGGGCGCTCGACGCGGGCGGGGACACCGCCGTGCGCGGCGGCCTCGTTTCGGCCGACGGGCGGATCGCGGTCGTCCGGGTGCAGTACCCCGACCAGAGCCGGCTGTCGGCCGAAGACCTCGACGCCCTCGTCGATCTCGGCGACCGGCTGCGCGCCGAGCTGCCGCTGCGCATCGAGATGGGCGGGAACCTCTTCTACGCCTTCTCCGGCTCCGACGGCGGCGCGAGCGAGCTGATCGGACTCCTCGCCGCGGCCGCGATCCTGTTCCTGGCGTTCGGTTCGCTCGTCGCCGCCGCGCTGCCGATCGGCATGGCGGTCTTCGGGCTGACCGTCGGGGTCGCCACGATGACGGTACTGGCGGGGGTGACGGAGGTCCCCACCTTCGCACCGGTCCTGGGCAGCATGGTCGGGCTCGGAGTGGGCATCGACTACGCGCTGTTCGTGCTCGCCAGGCACCGGGAGTACCTCGCGCGCGGGCTCGATCCGCAGGCGGCGGCCGGACGAGCGGTGGCGACGGCGGGGCGGCCGGTGGTCTTCGCCGGCGGCACCGTCGTCGTGTCGATCCTCGGTCTGGCGGTCGCGAACGTGCCGTTCATGACGGTGGGCGGGCTTGCTGTCTCGATCGTCGTCCTGACGATGGTGCTCGCGTCGGTGACGCTGCTGCCGGCCTTCCTCGGCGCGGCGGGCCCGCGCCTGGCCCGGGCCGGCAGGATCGGCCGGGCTCTGCAGACCAGGAAGCCGGGCCGACTCGCACGGCGGCGGGACCCGGCGGCAGGCGCCGCCCACGCCGCCGGGTGGCGTCGCTGGATCGGGCATGTCAGCCGGCACCCGGTGCCGTACGCGGTCGGCGCCGCGGCGCTGCTGCTGACGGCGACGCTGCCCGTGCTCGGCCTGCGCGTCGGCCTGCCCGACGACGGCTCACTGCCCCACAGCCGTACCGAGCGCCGGGCCTACGACCTCGTCGCCGAGGGATTCGGCCCGGGCACCAACGGTCCCCTCGTCATCGCCGCGGACCCCGCCGGTGATCCGGGAGTGCTGGACCAACTCGTCGGGGCGGTCGCGGCGGATCCGGGCATCGCATCCGTCGCGCCGACGCACATCGATCGGGCCACCGGCATCGCGACCCTCGTGGTGTTCCCGACCACCAGCCCTCAGGACAAGGCCACGGCCGACACCATCGCCCGGCTGCGCACCGACGTGCTGCCCACGGCGATCGGGCACGGCCCGGCCAGGGCCCACGTCGGCGGCGCCGCCGCGAGCCTGTCCGATGTGGGCCAACGCACCAGCCAACGCCTGCCGGTGATCGTCGCCGCCGTGCTGGCGATGTCGTTCCTGCTGTTGATGCTTGTCTTCCGCTCGATACTCGTTCCGCTGAAGGCGGTACTGCTGAATCTGCTGAGCATCGGCGCGGCCTACGGCATCATGGTCGCGGTCTTCCAGTGGGGCTGGGGAGGCGCACTCATCGGGCTGGAAGCGACGGTTCCGATCGTGTCGTTCATCCCGGCGTTCCTCTTCGCCATCCTGTTCGGCCTGTCGATGGACTACGAGGTGTTCCTCCTCTCCCGCGTACGCGAGGAGTACCTGCGCACCGGCGACAACGGCACGGCGATCGTTGAGGGCGTCTCGGGCACCGCCCGGATCATCACCTCGGCCGCCCTCATCATGGTGGCGGTCTTCCTGTCCTTCGCCGTCGCCGAGGACCCCTCCACCAAAATGTTCGGGCTCGGCCTGGCCACCGCGATCTTCATCGACGCCACGGTCGTACGCATGGTGCTGGTACCGGCGACCATGACACTCCTCGGCCGGACCAACTGGTGGCTGCCGAAGTGGCTGGACCGGATGCTTCCCCGCGGCCCGGTCGGCACCGACGACACCGACGCGGAATCCACGGGCGAGGCCCCGCGTCCACGGCTGGTCGACCGCTGA
- a CDS encoding PP2C family protein-serine/threonine phosphatase produces MPQWFESFHSPAAVEAGGRGGVPARGVGAPSLLGALRSAAGRIGTTLDEDTTCAELTREVAGQVGAAAAILRVRSGGGSEYEAVCGNPAVLPGVEWATAVAGESAALGEDGIVHAASDGFRPALCVPLTAGGHQYGLLVCAREGAPFTRAEGELVEFLAEHASSNIRHAREHDAVSGIVGKLQRALLAEPGRPHPNLDVAIRYLPVGQRALVGGDWCETVRLHFGRTLLVVGDVMGHGLEAAVDMAAYRSALRYIASSDLPPHRVLRQLDDIASREADRRPATCLIARVDPVRGLVTLASAGHLPPAVIDGEGRVALLPVPVGPPLGTGLGGYQPATYRLEPSETLMLFTDGLVERRSEDIDQSLHRLAGLSFSAAAGVEDVLDTALARLDARNAEDDVAALAARLQHRSAHAHDYDLQRSSS; encoded by the coding sequence GTGCCGCAGTGGTTCGAGTCGTTTCACAGTCCGGCGGCCGTGGAGGCCGGCGGTCGCGGCGGTGTGCCCGCGCGAGGCGTGGGTGCGCCGTCCCTGTTGGGTGCGCTGCGGTCGGCCGCGGGGCGGATCGGTACGACGCTGGACGAGGACACCACCTGCGCGGAGCTGACCAGGGAGGTCGCCGGCCAGGTGGGCGCCGCGGCGGCGATCCTGCGGGTGCGGAGCGGGGGCGGCTCGGAGTACGAGGCCGTGTGCGGGAACCCGGCGGTGCTGCCCGGCGTCGAGTGGGCGACAGCTGTCGCGGGGGAGTCGGCGGCGCTGGGGGAGGACGGGATCGTACATGCGGCTTCCGACGGCTTCCGGCCGGCGCTGTGCGTGCCGCTCACCGCCGGCGGGCACCAGTACGGCCTGCTGGTGTGTGCCCGTGAGGGTGCGCCGTTCACGCGTGCCGAGGGAGAGCTGGTGGAGTTCCTCGCGGAACACGCCTCCTCGAACATCCGGCATGCCCGGGAGCACGACGCGGTGAGCGGCATCGTCGGCAAGCTGCAGCGTGCGCTGCTCGCCGAACCCGGTCGGCCGCACCCCAACCTGGACGTCGCCATCCGCTATCTGCCCGTGGGGCAGCGGGCCCTGGTCGGTGGTGACTGGTGCGAGACCGTCCGGCTGCACTTCGGACGTACGCTCCTGGTCGTCGGTGACGTCATGGGGCACGGCCTGGAGGCCGCCGTGGACATGGCAGCCTACCGCTCGGCCCTGCGGTACATAGCCTCCTCCGACCTGCCGCCGCATCGCGTGCTGCGCCAGCTCGACGACATCGCCTCCAGGGAGGCGGACCGCCGCCCGGCCACCTGCCTCATCGCGCGGGTGGACCCCGTCCGCGGGCTGGTGACCCTGGCCAGTGCCGGTCACCTGCCGCCGGCCGTGATCGACGGAGAGGGCCGGGTCGCACTCCTTCCCGTGCCGGTCGGCCCGCCTCTGGGCACCGGCCTCGGCGGCTACCAGCCGGCGACGTACCGGCTGGAGCCCTCCGAGACACTCATGCTGTTCACCGACGGACTCGTCGAGCGCCGAAGTGAGGACATCGACCAGTCCCTGCACCGGCTCGCCGGTCTCAGCTTCTCGGCCGCCGCCGGGGTCGAGGACGTACTCGACACGGCGCTCGCCCGCCTCGACGCCCGCAACGCCGAGGACGACGTCGCGGCACTGGCCGCCCGGCTTCAGCACCGCTCCGCGCACGCACACGACTACGACTTGCAGCGCTCCAGTTCCTGA
- a CDS encoding FG-GAP repeat protein, producing MRSKRPTSRRRTSRTTATAAATVLLTIGATITVTTTSATAAAPAPITHDDFNSDGYRDLVVSAPGGTVSGKKSAGYVAVLYGSATGLSTSRRATFSMSTPGVEGLAQSGDRFGQSTATADVDRDGYDDLIVGAPGKDVGSAVDAGSATVLFGSATGLQATDSRWLREITPVAGNRFGMGLAAGWFKIVDSSVAIISKGTLWAFSFQVMPYGRVMTSDYTALSYFVPADFRPASLTMGDYNKDRADDLVILGTGSYGQAGVYGRAVYVSGGGGGWADRYEISGGGPVGASGDVNKDGYADLVVGSPSERDSAGNPSGAGVIYVHLGGPGGLGSRQFWTQNSPGVPGVNRVGDRFGGAVSVGDIDGDGYGDVAIGAPGNDMGTALDAGTVWVMRGSATGLTTHGIRTLSQSPRAVPGTPEKADQFGGALRLIDADRNLRTSLIASAPGEDTGDGRVWAFPGTSGGLSTNRSWSFNGGTLRAPTADARFGETLAPHGR from the coding sequence GTGCGCAGCAAGCGACCCACCAGCAGACGCAGGACGAGTCGGACGACGGCCACGGCCGCGGCGACCGTACTGCTGACGATCGGCGCCACGATCACCGTAACGACCACGTCGGCCACCGCCGCCGCCCCCGCGCCCATCACCCACGACGACTTCAACAGCGACGGCTACCGCGATCTCGTCGTCTCCGCCCCCGGCGGCACCGTCAGCGGCAAGAAGAGCGCCGGCTACGTCGCCGTGTTGTACGGCTCGGCGACCGGCCTCTCCACCTCCCGGCGGGCGACTTTCAGCATGAGCACCCCCGGCGTGGAAGGTCTCGCGCAGAGCGGTGACCGGTTCGGGCAGTCCACCGCCACGGCCGATGTGGACCGCGACGGTTACGACGACCTCATCGTCGGCGCCCCCGGCAAGGACGTCGGCTCCGCCGTCGACGCGGGCTCGGCCACCGTGCTGTTCGGCTCCGCGACCGGGCTGCAGGCCACCGACAGCCGATGGCTGCGGGAGATCACCCCGGTGGCGGGCAACCGCTTCGGGATGGGACTGGCCGCCGGATGGTTCAAGATCGTCGACTCGTCGGTCGCCATTATCTCCAAGGGCACCTTGTGGGCCTTCAGCTTCCAGGTCATGCCCTACGGCCGGGTCATGACCTCGGACTACACCGCGCTGTCCTACTTCGTACCCGCGGATTTCCGTCCCGCCTCGCTCACCATGGGCGACTACAACAAGGACCGCGCGGACGACCTCGTCATTCTCGGGACCGGGAGCTACGGCCAGGCGGGCGTGTACGGCAGGGCGGTCTACGTGTCCGGGGGAGGCGGTGGGTGGGCGGACCGCTATGAGATCTCCGGCGGTGGCCCCGTCGGTGCCTCGGGCGACGTCAACAAGGACGGTTACGCCGACCTCGTCGTGGGCTCGCCCAGCGAGCGCGATTCCGCGGGCAACCCGTCCGGCGCCGGTGTCATCTATGTCCACCTCGGCGGGCCCGGCGGCCTGGGCAGCAGGCAGTTCTGGACCCAGAACTCGCCGGGCGTCCCGGGCGTCAACCGGGTCGGCGACCGCTTCGGGGGTGCCGTGAGCGTCGGTGACATCGACGGTGACGGCTACGGCGACGTCGCGATCGGCGCCCCGGGCAACGACATGGGCACCGCCCTCGACGCGGGCACCGTCTGGGTGATGCGCGGCTCCGCCACCGGCCTGACCACCCACGGCATCCGCACCCTCAGCCAGAGCCCCAGGGCCGTCCCCGGCACCCCCGAGAAGGCCGACCAGTTCGGCGGCGCGCTGCGGCTCATCGACGCCGACCGCAACCTCAGGACCAGCCTGATCGCCTCCGCCCCCGGCGAGGACACGGGCGACGGCCGCGTCTGGGCCTTCCCCGGCACCAGCGGCGGCCTGTCCACCAACCGCTCATGGTCCTTCAACGGCGGCACGCTCCGTGCCCCCACCGCCGACGCCCGTTTCGGGGAGACACTTGCTCCTCACGGCCGTTGA
- a CDS encoding alpha/beta hydrolase, giving the protein MTTEVPYRPIPVDQSDVRYAHGPDSAPQPDVPVGETIEFDWNDSAMYPGTSRKFWVHVPASYNPANPASLMLFQDGWWYLDPAGEVRGAIVLDNLMHRGDIPVTIGVFVDPGIFPDAEDPKNRNAEYDAFDDRYVSFLLNEIVSEVSKRYSIAEDPDHWGICGGSSGGNCAFTAAWLRPDKFRRVIGYLSSFAQMPGGNPYPDVIPRVPRKPLRIFLQAGHRDLRWNEPEANWLAENLRVAAALAEAGYDFRLVLGDGGHSPNHGGVLLPDALRWLWRSADHPN; this is encoded by the coding sequence GTGACGACAGAGGTGCCCTACCGGCCAATTCCGGTTGACCAGTCGGACGTTCGCTACGCCCATGGCCCCGACTCGGCTCCACAGCCGGACGTGCCCGTCGGGGAGACGATCGAGTTCGACTGGAACGACAGCGCGATGTACCCCGGCACGTCCCGGAAGTTCTGGGTCCACGTGCCGGCGAGTTACAACCCTGCCAACCCGGCGTCACTCATGTTGTTCCAGGACGGATGGTGGTACCTGGATCCCGCAGGTGAGGTCCGCGGGGCGATCGTCCTGGACAACCTCATGCACCGGGGTGACATCCCGGTCACCATCGGCGTGTTCGTCGACCCCGGCATCTTCCCCGACGCCGAAGATCCGAAGAACCGCAACGCCGAGTACGACGCATTCGACGATCGGTACGTCAGTTTCCTCCTGAACGAGATCGTCTCCGAGGTCAGCAAGCGCTACTCGATCGCCGAGGACCCCGATCACTGGGGCATCTGCGGTGGCAGCAGCGGCGGCAACTGCGCCTTCACCGCGGCGTGGTTACGCCCGGACAAGTTCCGCCGCGTCATCGGGTACCTGTCCAGTTTCGCGCAGATGCCGGGCGGCAACCCGTACCCCGACGTCATTCCCCGCGTCCCCCGCAAGCCGCTGCGCATCTTCCTGCAGGCGGGCCATCGCGACCTGCGCTGGAACGAGCCCGAGGCGAACTGGCTCGCCGAAAACTTGCGGGTCGCGGCGGCACTCGCGGAAGCCGGCTACGACTTCCGCCTCGTCCTGGGCGATGGCGGCCACAGCCCCAACCACGGTGGTGTCCTGCTCCCAGATGCTCTGCGCTGGTTGTGGCGGTCTGCTGATCACCCGAACTAG
- a CDS encoding response regulator transcription factor, producing the protein MSIRVLVADDQTIIRTGLRIMLNAQPGIEVVGEATDGQEAVRLARELRPDVCLFDIRMPVLDGLEATQQVAGPGVADPLAVVVITTFDLDEYVYGALRAGARGFLLKDTGPDLLAQAVRSASGGEALIAPSVTVRLLQTFADLPAGRPVAQPVSPVTAREEQVLLAVARGLTNTEIADALHISLSTVKTHLASLMAKLGARNRVEIAMWAYETRRILPGT; encoded by the coding sequence GTGTCCATTCGCGTCCTCGTCGCTGACGACCAGACGATCATCCGCACCGGGTTGCGGATCATGCTGAACGCCCAGCCCGGCATCGAGGTGGTCGGCGAGGCCACCGACGGACAGGAGGCGGTACGTCTGGCCCGCGAACTGCGCCCCGACGTCTGCCTGTTCGACATCCGCATGCCCGTACTCGACGGGCTCGAGGCCACCCAGCAGGTCGCCGGCCCGGGCGTCGCCGACCCGCTGGCCGTGGTCGTCATCACCACGTTCGACCTCGACGAGTACGTCTACGGCGCGCTGCGTGCCGGCGCCCGCGGATTCCTCCTCAAGGACACGGGACCAGACCTTCTGGCCCAGGCCGTACGGTCGGCGTCCGGCGGTGAGGCGCTCATCGCGCCCAGCGTCACCGTCCGTCTGCTCCAGACATTCGCGGACCTGCCCGCCGGCCGGCCCGTGGCCCAGCCGGTCTCCCCCGTCACCGCCCGCGAGGAGCAGGTGCTCCTCGCCGTCGCTCGCGGGCTGACCAACACCGAGATCGCCGATGCACTGCACATCAGCCTCAGCACGGTGAAAACGCATCTGGCCAGCCTGATGGCCAAACTCGGCGCCCGCAACCGGGTCGAGATCGCGATGTGGGCCTACGAAACGCGCCGTATCCTCCCCGGAACCTGA
- a CDS encoding aldo/keto reductase: METRQLGTGGPQVSAFGLGCMRMSNRTTAADEAESIATIRAALDAGVTLLDTGDFYGTGHNEELIGRALSAGGREKAVLSVKFGALTDPGGNFVGMDGRPQAVKNYLTYSLRRLGTDHVDIYRPGRLDPTVPIEDTIGAIAEMVQAGHVRAIGLSEVGSETIRRAHAVHPIADLQVEYSLFSRGIEGGVLDTCRELGIAVTAYGVLSYGLLSGNWTRQAPSPTDLRAFMPRFQDGNVESNLKLVQALHEIADARGATAAQLAIAWVLAQGRELSDIVAVVGSRTRQQLDEALPAAGLVLTEEELASIEQAVPVSAVAGDRGAPGMKDGER, encoded by the coding sequence ATGGAGACACGGCAGTTGGGGACCGGTGGTCCGCAGGTCTCGGCGTTCGGTCTGGGCTGTATGAGGATGTCGAACAGGACCACTGCGGCGGATGAGGCGGAGAGCATTGCGACCATCCGTGCTGCGCTCGATGCGGGAGTCACTCTGCTGGACACCGGCGACTTCTACGGAACGGGCCACAACGAGGAGTTGATCGGCCGGGCGTTGTCCGCCGGGGGACGGGAGAAGGCCGTTCTCAGCGTGAAGTTCGGCGCGTTGACGGATCCTGGTGGGAACTTTGTCGGCATGGACGGGCGCCCGCAGGCCGTGAAGAACTATCTGACCTACTCGCTGCGGCGGCTCGGCACCGACCACGTGGACATCTACCGGCCGGGACGCCTCGATCCGACGGTGCCGATCGAGGACACGATCGGAGCCATCGCCGAGATGGTGCAGGCCGGTCACGTGCGCGCGATCGGACTGTCGGAGGTCGGTTCGGAGACGATCCGGCGGGCTCACGCGGTTCACCCGATCGCCGATCTGCAGGTCGAGTACTCGCTGTTCAGCCGCGGCATCGAGGGCGGTGTCCTGGACACCTGCCGGGAACTGGGCATCGCTGTCACGGCCTACGGGGTGCTCTCCTACGGGCTGTTGAGTGGCAACTGGACGCGGCAGGCCCCCTCACCGACCGACCTCCGGGCGTTCATGCCGCGCTTCCAGGACGGCAACGTGGAGAGCAACCTCAAGCTGGTCCAGGCACTGCACGAGATCGCCGATGCCCGCGGGGCCACGGCGGCCCAGTTGGCCATTGCCTGGGTGCTCGCCCAGGGCCGCGAGCTGAGTGACATCGTCGCCGTCGTCGGGTCGCGCACGCGGCAGCAACTGGACGAGGCGCTGCCGGCGGCCGGGCTGGTCCTGACCGAGGAGGAGCTGGCGTCGATCGAGCAGGCGGTGCCGGTCTCCGCGGTGGCCGGGGACCGCGGAGCGCCGGGCATGAAGGACGGGGAGCGCTGA
- a CDS encoding MFS transporter, giving the protein MPSGLIALALGGFGIGLTEFLIAGLLPQVASSFGVSEAAAGRLISGYALSVAVGAIALTAATARLPRKGVLVGLVGLFVIGNLLSAVAPDYEVMLLGRIVAALCHGSFFGIGSLVARSLVAPERKSRAVAVMFAGLTVANVLGVPFGALVGERWGWRAAFWAVTGIGVLALAGIVALVPAGAGETRPPTAAGSSAPMPPIGLRAQFRAFRSWQVWLTLTATALSYGGMFGAFSYIAYTFTEVGGFSSADVAWLLMVYGVGLVVGNLIGGRAADGDRDRALVLALLGLTITLAAFGLLAGSATASVILVFLMGLFGFAGVPGMITRVTDYAHGAALAAGANVSASNLGNALGAWLGGLAITAGLGYTAPLYVGAGIVLVSVLVMAVAAHHARQALNPLETVRDLS; this is encoded by the coding sequence ATGCCGAGTGGACTCATCGCGCTGGCACTCGGCGGCTTCGGCATCGGTCTGACCGAGTTCCTGATCGCCGGGCTGCTGCCGCAGGTGGCGTCGAGTTTCGGGGTGTCCGAGGCGGCGGCGGGCCGGCTGATCTCCGGGTATGCGTTGAGTGTCGCGGTCGGCGCGATCGCGCTGACCGCGGCGACGGCGCGGCTGCCCCGCAAGGGGGTCCTGGTCGGCCTGGTGGGGTTGTTCGTCATCGGCAACCTGTTGTCGGCGGTTGCGCCTGACTACGAGGTGATGCTGCTCGGGCGGATCGTCGCCGCGCTCTGCCACGGTTCGTTCTTCGGTATCGGCTCGCTGGTCGCTCGCAGCCTGGTCGCGCCGGAAAGGAAGTCCCGTGCGGTGGCGGTCATGTTCGCCGGGCTGACCGTCGCGAATGTGCTCGGCGTGCCGTTCGGCGCGCTCGTCGGTGAGCGGTGGGGCTGGCGAGCGGCCTTCTGGGCGGTCACCGGAATCGGCGTACTCGCCCTGGCGGGCATCGTCGCCCTCGTCCCCGCCGGGGCGGGAGAAACGCGACCTCCGACCGCGGCGGGCAGCTCCGCCCCGATGCCGCCCATCGGCTTGCGGGCCCAGTTCCGTGCGTTCCGGTCCTGGCAGGTCTGGCTGACCCTGACAGCCACCGCGCTCAGTTACGGCGGGATGTTCGGCGCGTTCAGCTACATCGCCTACACCTTCACCGAGGTCGGCGGGTTCTCCTCCGCGGATGTCGCCTGGCTGCTGATGGTGTACGGCGTCGGCCTGGTCGTCGGGAACCTGATCGGCGGACGCGCGGCCGACGGCGACCGTGATCGCGCCCTGGTTCTCGCCCTGCTCGGACTCACCATCACCCTGGCCGCGTTCGGCCTGCTGGCGGGCAGCGCGACCGCTTCGGTGATCCTGGTCTTTCTGATGGGCCTGTTCGGATTCGCCGGCGTCCCCGGCATGATTACCCGCGTCACCGACTACGCCCACGGGGCGGCCCTCGCCGCCGGCGCCAACGTGTCCGCGTCCAACCTCGGCAACGCCCTCGGCGCCTGGCTCGGAGGCCTGGCCATCACCGCGGGCCTCGGCTACACCGCACCGCTCTACGTAGGCGCCGGCATCGTCCTGGTGTCCGTCCTCGTCATGGCCGTAGCCGCACATCACGCGAGGCAGGCCCTAAACCCCTTGGAGACGGTTCGCGATCTCTCCTAG
- a CDS encoding GOLPH3/VPS74 family protein, with product MTTARDLLIVTLDSAADRPTEQGDVSLALAGAELLDLADAGAVTLDGDHIVPGPQHDLDDRLLSEAVAALVRQAPYESVEEWLWRRGRGLHAAYVAALETDGDVARPRRRWSPLRSDRTAVPDSPARSHAAERWASGEPVLAGLTAAVGMRDEPSEDLADLTDDAVVTVLAAVSDAVTELAAERQRRSIEDAAFDNIWRGP from the coding sequence ATGACCACAGCACGGGACCTGCTCATCGTCACCCTGGACTCCGCCGCCGACCGCCCCACCGAGCAGGGCGACGTGTCGCTGGCGCTCGCCGGAGCCGAACTGCTCGACCTCGCCGACGCCGGGGCCGTCACCCTGGACGGCGACCACATCGTCCCGGGGCCGCAACACGACCTGGACGACCGTTTGTTGAGCGAGGCGGTGGCGGCCCTCGTGCGGCAGGCGCCGTACGAGTCCGTCGAGGAGTGGCTGTGGCGCCGGGGCCGCGGCCTGCACGCCGCGTATGTCGCCGCCCTGGAGACGGACGGGGATGTCGCCCGGCCACGCCGTCGCTGGAGCCCCCTGCGCAGCGACCGAACGGCCGTGCCCGACTCGCCGGCCCGGAGCCACGCGGCCGAGCGCTGGGCGTCGGGTGAGCCCGTCCTCGCCGGTCTCACGGCCGCCGTCGGGATGCGTGACGAGCCGTCCGAGGACCTCGCTGACCTCACCGACGACGCGGTCGTCACCGTATTGGCGGCCGTGAGCGACGCCGTGACGGAGCTGGCGGCCGAACGGCAGCGGCGAAGCATCGAAGACGCGGCTTTCGACAACATCTGGCGAGGGCCGTGA
- a CDS encoding sensor histidine kinase, with protein sequence MLRDDLRTLWTEPRPPDAPARVRRDWALLAAGLAGVALEATLRENVVWRPVAVVLTVWLCLLLLWRRTRPLAMVTLAFGSIILLPVASLVAAPREPVGLDTGAVVLVLVYALLRWGSGREIVLGGAVILAVGALCVVTYESPVVEKVVGFVFLLLPGVVGAAVRFWGTARERQLEQVRSREREQLARELHDTVAHHVSAMVIIAQAGRVLAGPDRSAAVDALEGVEEEGARTLEEMRAMVAALRDRGVGAELAPPAGVADLERLVRTPGGRLRVDLGLDGELDALPPAVDAAVYRIVQESVTNALRHAVDATDVVVRVAAERHMVRVSVRDNGRRTGRGREGYGLTGLRERATLLGGTLRAGPGTDRGWHVDAELPSARSENGVHSRPRR encoded by the coding sequence GTGCTCCGAGACGACCTGCGAACCCTGTGGACCGAACCCCGGCCGCCCGACGCGCCCGCCCGGGTGCGGCGGGACTGGGCGCTGCTCGCCGCGGGCCTTGCCGGTGTGGCGCTGGAGGCCACCCTGCGCGAGAACGTCGTGTGGCGGCCGGTGGCGGTGGTGCTCACCGTATGGCTGTGCCTGCTACTCCTGTGGCGCCGGACCCGCCCGCTGGCGATGGTGACGCTGGCGTTCGGCTCGATAATCCTGCTTCCGGTTGCCTCGCTCGTCGCCGCACCGCGCGAGCCCGTCGGCCTGGACACCGGCGCGGTCGTGCTCGTGCTGGTGTACGCGCTGCTCCGGTGGGGATCGGGACGCGAGATCGTGCTGGGCGGCGCGGTGATCCTCGCGGTCGGCGCGCTGTGTGTCGTCACCTACGAGAGCCCGGTCGTCGAAAAGGTCGTGGGCTTCGTCTTCCTGCTGCTGCCCGGCGTGGTCGGGGCTGCCGTGCGGTTCTGGGGGACCGCACGCGAGCGGCAGTTGGAGCAGGTGCGCTCCCGCGAGCGCGAGCAGCTCGCCCGGGAACTGCACGACACGGTGGCCCACCACGTGTCGGCCATGGTGATCATCGCCCAGGCGGGCCGGGTGCTCGCGGGCCCCGACCGGTCCGCCGCCGTCGATGCGCTGGAGGGGGTCGAGGAGGAAGGGGCGCGCACGCTGGAGGAAATGCGCGCCATGGTCGCCGCGCTGCGCGACCGCGGGGTCGGCGCCGAACTGGCGCCCCCTGCCGGAGTCGCGGATCTGGAGCGCCTGGTGCGCACCCCGGGTGGTCGCCTCAGGGTCGACCTGGGGCTCGACGGCGAGCTGGACGCGCTGCCCCCGGCCGTGGACGCGGCCGTCTACCGGATCGTGCAGGAGTCGGTGACCAACGCGCTGCGCCATGCGGTCGACGCGACCGACGTCGTCGTCCGGGTCGCCGCGGAACGACACATGGTGCGGGTGAGCGTGCGCGACAACGGCCGGCGCACCGGCCGGGGTCGCGAGGGATACGGACTTACCGGATTGCGCGAGCGCGCGACGCTGCTCGGCGGCACACTACGAGCCGGCCCGGGTACCGACCGGGGCTGGCATGTCGACGCCGAACTGCCGAGCGCGAGGAGCGAGAACGGTGTCCATTCGCGTCCTCGTCGCTGA